Proteins encoded within one genomic window of Carassius auratus strain Wakin unplaced genomic scaffold, ASM336829v1 scaf_tig00049382, whole genome shotgun sequence:
- the LOC113089364 gene encoding uncharacterized protein LOC113089364, translating to MSDNNHLCLLGLIFLSSLLTGVSGVDETHVFISSGEDVRLPCNNALQDCTSNTWLYNNRFRDSAAVELIHLGRNNKDIERHERLSLGSDCSLNIRNISTEDYGSYTCRQYVNHTRLTPDALVNLHVLHVSSSHTEISSGLSVTLFCRLYSYPRVSCDDWIRSERIHLFWVNQAGVKSDSRYQISSSSDHCIISLNKTLLNEDHNREWRCEVTERDQVKTSVTYTVKSSAEAGSTTSVIPVHSTHSQDPSTTNTHTIKGTSSLSSSHQCFTAALRYCFLLKSVSRYNEFLSEDIKRWSKRNH from the exons atgtCTGATAATAATCATCTGTGTCTGCTGGGActgatctttctctcttcacttctcacAG GTGTCAGTGGAGTGGATGAGACTCATGTGTTCATCAGTTCTGGTGAAGATGTCCGTCTGCCCTGTAATAATGCTCTTCAGGACTGTACATCAAATACATGGCTCTATAATAACAGATTCAGAGATTCAGCAGCAGTTGAACTGATTCATTTAGGGAGAAATAATAAAGACATAGAGAGACATGAGAGACTGAGTCTGgggtctgactgctctctgaacatcaGGAACATCTCAACAGAAGATTATGGATCTTACACCTGCAGACAATATGTGAATCACACACGACTAACACCCGATGCTCTTGTTAATCTTCATGTTCTTCAtg TCTCATCCTCACACACTGAGATCAGTTCAGGTCTCTCTGTGACTCTCTTCTGTCGGCTGTATTCATATCCTCGAGTCTCTTGTGATGATTGGATCCGTTCTGAGAGAATTCATCTGTTCTGGGTGAATCAGGCTGGTGTTAAATCAGACTCCAGATATCAGATATCATCCTCATCAGATCACTGTATCATCTCTCTGAATAAAACACTCCTGAATGAAGATCACAACAGAGAGTGGAGATGTGAAGTTACTGAGAGAGATCAAGTCAAGACCTCAGTCACATACACTGTCAAGAGTTCAG CTGAAGCTGGTTCAACAACATCAGTGATTCCAGTCCACAGCACACACTCTCAGGATCCTtcaactacaaacacacacacaattaaaggTACATCATCACTGTCTTCATCACACCAGTGCTTTACAGCGGCTCTCAGATACTGTTTTCTTCTTAAATCAGTCTCTAGATATAATGAATTCCTCTCTGAAGACATTAAGAGATGGAGTAAAAGGAATCACTAA